A genome region from Psychrobacter jeotgali includes the following:
- a CDS encoding D-alanine--D-alanine ligase — MTNNTNKDTDMTQSLITKNHPSTTNDEVATDSDTANITNPEPALAAAAQAQQDGEGKVAHDSYEENKLATSDSSALDPTTFGKVAVVYGGSSNERSVSLDSGAAVLQALQNRGVDAVHFDPKYQDITELRDYDRVFNVLHGRGGEDGLLQGVLQWLDIPQTGSGILASALGMDKVRTKQLWQGCGLSTAPFALLTADTDWQQVVNMLGLPLIIKPVHEGSSIGMTKVNNLDELPAAYETASQCGDAVMAERWITGREFTIVIIDDEAYPVIRLEPADIANFYDFDAKYNRDDTSYYIPCGLSANDEKHLQALSLAAFRAVDAKGWGRIDAMQDNSGNFWLLEINTVPGMTSHSLVPMAAKARGMDFETLCLHILAQTL; from the coding sequence ATGACCAATAATACTAATAAGGACACTGATATGACTCAAAGTCTTATCACCAAAAACCATCCGTCTACTACCAATGACGAGGTTGCTACTGACTCAGATACGGCTAATATTACCAACCCAGAACCCGCATTAGCAGCCGCTGCTCAGGCTCAGCAAGACGGTGAGGGTAAAGTAGCCCATGACTCCTATGAAGAAAATAAATTAGCCACATCTGATTCATCAGCGCTTGATCCTACTACATTCGGCAAAGTCGCTGTAGTCTATGGAGGCAGTAGTAATGAGCGCAGTGTTTCGCTAGATAGTGGCGCCGCAGTACTCCAAGCGCTACAAAACAGAGGAGTGGATGCCGTTCATTTTGATCCCAAGTACCAGGATATCACTGAGCTACGTGATTATGATCGGGTGTTTAATGTTTTGCATGGCCGCGGCGGCGAGGATGGGTTATTACAAGGGGTATTACAGTGGCTTGATATTCCGCAGACCGGCTCTGGTATTTTAGCCTCAGCCTTAGGAATGGACAAGGTTCGTACTAAGCAATTATGGCAGGGATGTGGGTTATCGACGGCGCCATTTGCCCTACTAACAGCCGATACCGACTGGCAACAAGTGGTCAACATGCTAGGACTGCCTTTGATTATAAAGCCGGTACATGAAGGTTCTAGTATTGGTATGACAAAGGTTAATAACTTAGATGAGCTTCCTGCCGCTTACGAGACAGCCAGCCAGTGCGGCGATGCAGTTATGGCAGAGCGCTGGATTACAGGACGCGAATTTACCATTGTGATTATCGACGATGAAGCTTATCCCGTCATCCGTTTAGAGCCTGCCGATATCGCTAACTTCTATGATTTTGATGCCAAATATAATCGTGATGACACCAGCTATTATATACCTTGTGGTTTGAGCGCTAATGATGAAAAGCATTTGCAAGCGCTAAGTCTAGCCGCTTTTCGTGCGGTTGATGCTAAAGGTTGGGGCCGTATTGATGCCATGCAGGATAATAGTGGTAATTTTTGGCTGCTAGAAATCAATACTGTACCTGGTATGACTAGTCATAGTTTAGTGCCGATGGCTGCCAAAGCACGAGGTATGGACTTTGAAACTTTGTGTCTGCATATACTAGCGCAGACTCTGTAG
- the murG gene encoding undecaprenyldiphospho-muramoylpentapeptide beta-N-acetylglucosaminyltransferase, whose translation MMAAGTGGHVFPALAVAEELTQRGAIVHWLGTPSGMENDLVKPTGYTFHPIAMQGLRGKGVGRLLKLPKTLLSATMAAMRVIRSNQIDMVVGFGGYVSAPGGIAARLTGTPLIIHEQNAIAGMSNRYLAKIATKVLQAFEHTFANSKSDSKLTTVGNPVRNTITGVERPSARYDINDQSPLRLLVVGGSLGAQALNTTVPKALALLDKPFEVRHQCGRNNENATQAAYDSEDLNLHQFNVQPFIDDMAAAYNWADVIVCRAGALTVTEIQNVGIAAIFVPLPHAVDDHQTANARTLTAQDAAILLPQAELTPERLSQELSVLNRQSCLEMAQKGQALANRGASQQVADIIWQTL comes from the coding sequence ATGATGGCAGCAGGTACTGGCGGGCACGTATTCCCAGCATTAGCGGTTGCCGAAGAGTTGACTCAGCGTGGGGCAATTGTGCATTGGCTAGGTACGCCAAGTGGAATGGAGAACGATCTAGTAAAGCCTACTGGTTACACTTTTCACCCGATTGCTATGCAAGGCCTGCGGGGTAAGGGAGTGGGGCGACTGCTTAAACTGCCAAAGACTTTATTATCAGCGACTATGGCTGCGATGAGAGTTATCCGTAGCAATCAGATTGATATGGTGGTCGGTTTTGGTGGCTACGTTAGCGCTCCTGGGGGTATTGCTGCTCGCCTGACAGGTACGCCTCTCATTATCCACGAACAAAACGCTATTGCTGGCATGAGTAATCGCTATTTAGCCAAAATTGCCACCAAGGTATTACAAGCGTTTGAACATACTTTTGCCAATAGTAAAAGTGATAGCAAGCTTACGACGGTTGGTAATCCTGTACGTAATACTATTACGGGGGTAGAAAGACCCTCAGCCCGCTATGATATTAATGATCAATCGCCGTTACGGTTATTGGTCGTTGGAGGTTCCTTAGGGGCGCAGGCACTAAATACTACCGTCCCTAAAGCCTTGGCGTTATTAGATAAACCCTTTGAGGTGCGCCATCAATGTGGCCGTAATAATGAAAACGCGACCCAAGCGGCTTATGACAGTGAAGATTTAAATCTGCACCAGTTTAATGTTCAGCCGTTTATTGATGATATGGCAGCGGCTTATAACTGGGCCGATGTGATTGTCTGCCGAGCTGGCGCATTGACCGTTACCGAGATTCAGAACGTCGGTATCGCTGCGATATTCGTACCGCTACCTCATGCGGTTGACGATCATCAGACGGCCAATGCACGTACGCTTACTGCTCAAGATGCGGCTATTTTATTACCACAAGCTGAGTTAACGCCTGAGCGCCTGAGCCAAGAGCTATCGGTACTGAATCGACAAAGTTGTTTGGAGATGGCTCAAAAAGGTCAGGCGCTTGCCAATCGCGGCGCCAGTCAGCAGGTGGCAGATATTATTTGGCAGACACTGTAA
- the murC gene encoding UDP-N-acetylmuramate--L-alanine ligase, with product MPTSKKALPKRLIEIPEMRRIQHLHFVGIGGSGMCGIAEVMHNQGYQVSGSDIAESLVTKRLEQIGIEIYIGHDSKNIANADVIVVSSAIDRSNPEVEAALKARLPVVRRADMLGELMRYRHGIAIAGAHGKTTTTSLLTTMMAEANLDPTYVIGGKLNASGKNAALGSSRFLIAEADESDASFLSLHPMSAIVTNIDQDHMETYENSFDKLKAAYIQFLQNMPFYGLAVVCGDDPELYAMIDDIGRPVLTFGLESFNDVQAIDVVVEGTKTHFTVLRRDRDPLHLTLNIPGIHNVYNALAAITMATDEGVSDEAIKRALDKFEGVGRRFEQHALVPTDEGDVLLIDDYGHHPKEVDATIKAARQSFPDRRLVMLFQPHRYSRTRDCFDDFVEVLSTVDELLLLEVYSAGESPITGADTKALARSIRLRGAVEPTIVDKENLAPVMQRLLKANDMLITQGAGNVGQIAVELAANNLYLNQVEKVL from the coding sequence ATGCCTACTTCTAAAAAAGCCTTACCTAAGCGGCTAATTGAAATTCCAGAGATGCGCCGTATTCAGCATTTACATTTTGTTGGGATTGGCGGCTCAGGGATGTGCGGTATTGCTGAAGTTATGCACAATCAAGGCTATCAAGTCAGTGGCTCTGATATTGCTGAAAGTCTAGTGACCAAACGCTTAGAGCAGATTGGCATTGAGATATACATTGGTCATGATTCAAAAAATATTGCTAATGCGGATGTTATTGTAGTGTCATCAGCGATTGATCGTAGTAATCCTGAAGTTGAAGCCGCACTTAAAGCTCGCCTGCCAGTAGTTCGCCGCGCTGATATGTTAGGCGAATTGATGCGTTATCGTCATGGTATTGCGATTGCTGGTGCGCATGGCAAGACCACGACTACCAGCTTATTAACTACTATGATGGCTGAAGCTAACCTAGATCCAACTTATGTGATTGGCGGCAAGCTCAATGCTTCTGGTAAAAATGCAGCGCTGGGTAGCAGTCGTTTCTTAATTGCTGAAGCCGATGAGTCCGATGCGTCCTTTTTATCGCTGCATCCTATGTCGGCTATTGTCACTAATATTGATCAAGACCATATGGAAACTTATGAAAATAGTTTCGATAAACTAAAAGCGGCCTATATCCAGTTTTTACAGAATATGCCCTTTTATGGCTTAGCTGTGGTTTGTGGGGATGATCCAGAATTATATGCGATGATTGATGATATTGGGCGTCCTGTATTGACCTTTGGTCTTGAGTCTTTCAATGATGTACAAGCCATTGATGTGGTGGTAGAAGGCACCAAAACCCACTTTACCGTCTTGCGCCGTGACCGTGATCCCTTGCATTTGACCTTAAACATTCCTGGTATTCATAATGTTTATAATGCTCTTGCGGCCATTACTATGGCAACCGATGAAGGGGTTAGTGATGAAGCTATTAAGCGTGCGCTGGATAAGTTTGAAGGGGTAGGTCGCCGCTTTGAGCAGCACGCCTTAGTCCCTACTGATGAAGGCGATGTCTTACTGATTGATGATTACGGTCATCATCCAAAAGAGGTTGATGCTACCATTAAAGCGGCACGTCAAAGCTTCCCAGATCGACGTTTAGTGATGTTATTTCAGCCGCACCGTTATAGCCGCACTCGCGACTGTTTTGATGATTTTGTAGAAGTATTGTCTACTGTCGATGAGTTATTATTATTGGAAGTTTATTCAGCAGGTGAGAGTCCGATTACTGGCGCTGACACCAAAGCTTTGGCTCGCAGTATTCGTCTGCGCGGAGCGGTTGAGCCGACCATAGTAGACAAAGAGAATCTTGCTCCAGTTATGCAGCGACTATTAAAAGCTAATGATATGCTGATTACTCAAGGAGCGGGTAATGTGGGACAAATTGCTGTTGAACTGGCCGCTAATAATTTATATCTCAATCAAGTCGAAAAAGTGCTCTAG